Proteins encoded by one window of Bacillus sp. DTU_2020_1000418_1_SI_GHA_SEK_038:
- a CDS encoding dipeptide ABC transporter ATP-binding protein, whose protein sequence is METAVQKKVILEVDQLKQYFKVKTDSIFKPKTFVKAVDDISFQLFEGETLSIVGESGCGKSTTGRAILRLDEPTDGKVLFDGKNILELNRKEMRKLRGDLQVIFQDPFASLNPRQRVKQILNEAMSIQEVVPKPERLDRMLELLGLVGLPAEALNRYPHEFSGGQRQRIGIARALAVNPRLIICDEAVSALDVSIQAQILNLLKRLQKQFKLTFLFISHDLSVVRHISDRVMVMYLGKIVEIADKKDLFDQPQHPYTRALLSSIPIPDPTFKKDRVILSGDVPSPLDPPSGCRFHTRCPFATDQCKTEEPSLRELKKNHFVSCHIAEQLN, encoded by the coding sequence ATGGAAACAGCTGTACAAAAAAAGGTTATTTTAGAAGTAGACCAGTTAAAACAATATTTCAAAGTGAAAACGGATTCTATTTTTAAACCAAAAACATTTGTAAAAGCAGTCGATGATATTTCATTTCAATTGTTTGAGGGGGAGACATTAAGTATTGTTGGAGAATCCGGTTGTGGAAAATCAACAACTGGGAGGGCCATTCTAAGACTTGACGAGCCCACTGATGGGAAAGTGCTTTTTGATGGGAAAAATATTTTGGAATTAAATAGAAAAGAGATGAGAAAGCTTAGGGGGGATCTACAAGTTATTTTTCAAGACCCTTTTGCTTCTCTCAATCCCCGTCAAAGGGTTAAGCAAATTTTAAATGAAGCAATGTCTATTCAGGAAGTTGTACCTAAACCGGAAAGATTAGATAGGATGCTTGAATTACTAGGATTAGTTGGACTCCCAGCGGAAGCTTTAAACCGTTATCCTCATGAATTTAGCGGCGGACAGCGTCAGAGAATTGGCATCGCTCGGGCACTTGCCGTAAACCCAAGATTAATTATATGTGATGAAGCCGTTTCTGCACTGGATGTTTCAATTCAAGCACAAATTCTTAATCTATTAAAAAGATTACAAAAGCAATTTAAACTAACATTTTTATTCATTTCACATGATTTAAGTGTCGTACGGCATATTTCGGATCGTGTCATGGTTATGTATTTAGGAAAAATTGTTGAAATTGCTGACAAGAAAGATCTATTTGATCAACCGCAGCATCCGTATACACGAGCACTATTGTCTTCTATTCCAATTCCAGACCCTACATTTAAAAAGGATCGAGTAATTTTATCGGGTGATGTTCCATCCCCGCTTGATCCTCCAAGTGGCTGTCGATTCCATACTCGTTGTCCATTCGCCACCGATCAGTGTAAAACTGAAGAACCTTCTTTAAGAGAATTGAAGAAAAATCATTTTGTCAGCTGCCATATTGCTGAGCAACTTAATTAA
- the nikB gene encoding nickel ABC transporter permease, with protein MVMFMFRRILQTIPVIIGVSFVVFFIMQLVPGDPAVLLAGEGASNETIEALREQLGLNRPLVIQYFDYLMNVFKGDLGVSLKNSQPVLDEILVRLPITIELAFFSIIITIVVGMLAGILSAVKPYSFQDIGVMLIALLGISLPSFWLGLMLMYFFSVKLQILPVAGWDSLLHVILPAITLGAGGAAIVARMTRSSMLEVIRQDYIRTARAKGLRERIIIYKHALRNALIPVITVVGLQFGALLGGTVIVESIFAINGLGRMIVDAIRMRDLPMVQGGVLVASLIFVIVNLFVDIFYKFFNKRIELN; from the coding sequence ATGGTTATGTTTATGTTTCGCCGTATTCTACAAACAATCCCTGTAATCATTGGGGTATCATTTGTTGTCTTCTTTATCATGCAGCTAGTCCCTGGTGATCCTGCCGTATTACTAGCGGGTGAAGGAGCATCCAATGAAACAATTGAAGCATTGCGTGAGCAATTAGGATTAAATCGGCCCTTGGTCATTCAGTATTTTGACTACCTTATGAATGTTTTTAAAGGGGATTTAGGAGTTTCATTAAAGAATAGTCAGCCAGTATTAGATGAAATTCTAGTTAGGCTGCCAATTACGATTGAACTTGCTTTCTTTAGTATCATCATCACAATCGTTGTAGGTATGTTGGCTGGAATTCTTTCTGCTGTGAAACCCTATTCATTTCAAGATATAGGTGTCATGCTTATTGCGCTTCTAGGAATATCATTACCAAGCTTTTGGTTAGGATTAATGCTTATGTATTTCTTTTCTGTCAAATTACAAATTCTGCCTGTTGCTGGATGGGATAGCCTTTTACATGTTATTCTTCCTGCCATTACTTTAGGAGCTGGTGGTGCTGCCATTGTGGCCCGTATGACTAGGTCTAGTATGTTGGAAGTTATTCGACAGGATTATATACGTACAGCACGTGCGAAGGGGCTCCGTGAGCGAATTATTATTTATAAACATGCATTAAGAAATGCATTGATCCCTGTCATTACAGTAGTTGGTTTACAGTTCGGGGCATTACTTGGGGGAACCGTAATTGTGGAATCCATTTTTGCTATTAATGGTTTAGGCAGAATGATTGTTGACGCCATTCGTATGAGGGATTTACCAATGGTTCAAGGCGGTGTATTAGTAGCTTCACTTATATTTGTCATTGTAAATCTATTTGTTGATATTTTTTATAAATTCTTTAATAAACGTATTGAGTTAAATTAA
- a CDS encoding ABC transporter ATP-binding protein has translation MNDANKPILEVKGLKTYFTTKHGISKAVDGIDFSLHKGETLGIVGESGCGKSMTSLSILRLIPSPPGKIAGGSILFKGKDLVSISEDEMRQIRGNEISMIFQEPMTSLNPVIPVGEQIAEAIRLHQKLGKKAAWEKAVEMLKLVGIPSPEKRAKQEPFQLSGGMRQRVMIAMALACTPEVLIADEPTTALDVTIQAQIIELIKDLQTKLGMGVIMITHDLGVVAETCDKVAVMYAGNIVEHASVEQIFANPKHPYTQGLLNSLPKINEDVEELNTIDGSVPSPYNMPTGCRFASRCPHLKEICTDQNPHLVELADGDKVRCWKYTEEWKDAYEKEEVI, from the coding sequence ATGAATGATGCGAATAAACCTATTTTAGAAGTAAAAGGATTAAAAACATATTTCACTACCAAACATGGAATAAGCAAGGCCGTTGATGGTATTGATTTTTCACTGCATAAAGGAGAAACCCTAGGAATTGTCGGGGAATCTGGCTGTGGAAAAAGTATGACATCGCTGTCCATTTTAAGATTAATTCCCTCTCCTCCTGGAAAAATCGCAGGAGGGTCCATTTTATTCAAGGGAAAAGACTTGGTATCCATATCTGAGGATGAAATGAGGCAAATACGTGGAAATGAAATCTCGATGATATTCCAAGAACCCATGACCTCTTTAAATCCTGTCATACCTGTCGGCGAACAAATTGCTGAAGCCATTAGATTGCATCAAAAGTTAGGAAAGAAAGCTGCGTGGGAAAAGGCTGTTGAAATGCTTAAATTAGTCGGAATTCCTTCACCAGAAAAAAGAGCGAAGCAAGAACCATTTCAATTGAGCGGCGGTATGCGCCAGCGTGTTATGATCGCCATGGCCTTGGCATGCACACCTGAAGTGTTAATTGCAGATGAACCAACAACAGCTTTGGACGTTACAATTCAAGCCCAAATAATAGAATTAATTAAAGATTTACAAACGAAATTAGGTATGGGTGTTATCATGATCACACATGATTTAGGGGTAGTTGCGGAAACTTGTGATAAGGTAGCTGTGATGTATGCTGGAAACATTGTAGAGCATGCTTCTGTAGAACAAATTTTTGCTAATCCAAAACACCCTTATACTCAAGGATTGCTTAATTCTTTGCCAAAAATTAATGAGGATGTTGAAGAATTAAACACAATTGATGGGAGTGTTCCAAGCCCTTATAATATGCCAACTGGCTGCCGTTTTGCCTCAAGATGTCCTCATTTAAAAGAAATATGTACTGATCAAAATCCCCACCTAGTTGAACTAGCAGATGGTGATAAGGTGAGATGTTGGAAATATACAGAAGAATGGAAAGATGCCTATGAAAAAGAGGAGGTCATCTAA